In Azospirillum baldaniorum, one DNA window encodes the following:
- the groL gene encoding chaperonin GroEL (60 kDa chaperone family; promotes refolding of misfolded polypeptides especially under stressful conditions; forms two stacked rings of heptamers to form a barrel-shaped 14mer; ends can be capped by GroES; misfolded proteins enter the barrel where they are refolded when GroES binds): MAAKDVKFSAEARDRILRGVDTLANAVKVTLGPKGRNVVIEKSFGAPRITKDGVSVAKEIELADRFENLGAQLVREVASKTADLAGDGTTTATVLAQAIVREGAKAVAAGLNPLDLKRGIDRAVAAVIADIKARAKTISTNDEVAQVGTISANGERAIGAIIAEAVAKVGNDGVITVEEAKSLETELNVVEGLQFDRGYLSPYFVTNAEKLVADLDNPFILIHDKKLSSLQPLLPVLEAVVQSSRPLLIIAEDVEGEALATLVVNKLRGGLKIAAVKAPGFGDRRKAILEDIAILTNGQVISEDLGIKLESVSLADLGTAKRVVIAKDETTVIDGAGGREAIDARIVQIRAQIDETTSDYDREKLQERLAKLSGGVAVIRVGGSTEVEVKERKDRVDDAVHATRAAIAEGIVPGGGVTLLYAGRAIDALVPVNDDERVGIDIVRRALQAPVRQIAENAGADGSVIVGKLLEGNDTAFGYDAQTGAFTDLLKAGIIDPAKVVRIALQDAASVAGLLITTEALIVERPEPKSPAAPAGAGGGYDF, translated from the coding sequence ATGGCCGCCAAGGACGTCAAGTTTTCCGCCGAGGCCCGCGACCGCATCCTGCGCGGCGTCGACACCCTCGCCAACGCCGTGAAGGTGACGCTGGGTCCCAAGGGCCGCAACGTCGTCATCGAGAAGTCGTTCGGCGCGCCCCGCATCACCAAGGACGGCGTCTCGGTCGCCAAGGAGATCGAACTGGCCGACCGGTTCGAGAATCTCGGCGCCCAACTGGTGCGCGAGGTCGCGTCGAAGACCGCCGATCTGGCCGGTGACGGCACCACCACCGCCACCGTGCTCGCCCAGGCCATCGTCCGCGAAGGCGCCAAGGCCGTCGCCGCCGGGCTGAACCCGCTGGACCTCAAGCGCGGCATCGACCGGGCGGTGGCCGCGGTGATCGCCGACATCAAGGCGCGGGCCAAGACCATCTCCACCAACGACGAGGTGGCGCAGGTCGGCACCATCTCCGCCAACGGCGAGCGCGCCATCGGCGCGATCATCGCCGAGGCGGTGGCCAAGGTCGGCAACGACGGCGTCATCACCGTGGAGGAGGCCAAGAGCCTCGAAACCGAACTGAACGTGGTCGAAGGGCTGCAGTTCGACCGCGGCTATCTCTCGCCCTACTTCGTCACCAACGCCGAAAAGCTGGTGGCCGATCTCGACAACCCCTTCATCCTGATCCACGACAAGAAGCTGTCCAGCCTGCAGCCCCTGCTGCCGGTTCTGGAGGCCGTCGTCCAGTCGTCGCGCCCGCTGCTGATCATCGCGGAGGATGTCGAGGGCGAGGCGCTGGCGACCCTGGTGGTCAACAAACTGCGCGGCGGCCTGAAGATCGCGGCGGTCAAGGCGCCGGGCTTCGGCGACCGCCGCAAGGCGATCCTGGAGGACATTGCCATCCTCACCAATGGCCAGGTGATCAGCGAGGATCTCGGCATCAAGCTGGAGAGCGTCTCGCTGGCCGATCTCGGCACCGCCAAGCGGGTGGTGATCGCCAAGGACGAGACGACGGTCATCGACGGCGCCGGCGGCCGCGAGGCGATCGACGCCCGCATCGTGCAGATTCGCGCCCAGATCGACGAGACCACGTCCGACTACGACCGCGAGAAGCTGCAGGAACGTCTTGCCAAGCTGTCGGGCGGCGTCGCGGTGATCCGTGTCGGCGGCTCGACCGAGGTCGAGGTGAAGGAGCGCAAGGACCGCGTCGACGATGCCGTCCACGCCACCCGCGCCGCCATCGCCGAGGGCATCGTTCCCGGCGGCGGCGTGACCCTGCTCTACGCCGGCCGGGCCATCGACGCGCTGGTGCCGGTCAACGACGACGAGCGTGTCGGCATCGACATCGTCCGCCGCGCCTTGCAGGCCCCGGTGCGCCAGATCGCCGAGAACGCCGGCGCCGACGGGTCGGTCATCGTCGGCAAGCTGCTGGAGGGCAACGACACCGCCTTCGGCTACGACGCGCAGACCGGCGCCTTCACCGACCTCCTGAAGGCCGGCATCATCGACCCGGCCAAGGTCGTTCGCATCGCCTTGCAGGACGCGGCATCGGTCGCCGGCCTGCTGATCACCACCGAGGCGCTGATCGTCGAGCGTCCGGAACCGAAGTCTCCGGCGGCACCCGCCGGGGCCGGCGGCGGTTACGATTTCTGA